The Cinclus cinclus chromosome 18, bCinCin1.1, whole genome shotgun sequence genome has a segment encoding these proteins:
- the C18H20orf204 gene encoding uncharacterized protein C20orf204 homolog has protein sequence MVHLQIFPRVLSCAVLLLLLVTVLSRGRRCSIAKILRQYRAVIFHEIQNLRNLTGSMYRSGRAGPACRSDKDQKILLSIYNISMSLREVGAGTLQGPEELAVWRVARNTNFVLRENCRKISKSPPRTAPAPPQRGAPGRRRKHLREIGRKAERLATCWEKLNALHAPRQAPWDS, from the exons ATGGTGCATCTTCAG ATTTTCCCCCGGGTGCTCTCCTGTGctgttctgctgctcctgctcgtgactgtgctgagcagaggcaggaggtgcAGCATTGCCAAAATCCTGAGGCAGTACCGCGCCGTCATCTTCCATGAGATCCAGAACCTG agaaaCCTGACTGGGTCAATGTACAGGAGTGGGAGGGCTGGGCCTGCTTGTCGTTCGGACAAG GACCAGAAGATCCTGCTGTCCATCTACAACATCAGCATGTCCCTGCGGGAGGTGGGGGCTGGCACTCTGCAAGGCCCTGAGGAGCTGGCAGTCTGGAGGGTGGCCAGGAACACCAACTTTGTGCTCCGGGAGAACTGCAGGAAAATCAGCAAG AGCCCGCCGCGcaccgccccggccccgccgcagcGAGGGGCACCCGGCCGCAGGAGGAAACATCTGCGGGAGATCGGCAGGAAGGCGGAGAGGCTGGCGACCTGCTGGGAGAAGCTCAATGCCCTGCACGCCCCCCGCCAGGCACCCTGGGACTCGTAG
- the LOC134051290 gene encoding ammonium transporter Rh type A-like, producing MRQAGWSGGEDGGRKRTGYLELTANSWAYLCAAEAQESLQNSAQLERGPRLGTRPRPQRHPWYPARRQDAGGREGTRTQRDGWHLRTVSGHKRDPMSRCRVGTGSPRAERIGRVGSPPEHPCPDEDRTATTVRWGTLDPWQEEDDALSPTLRPKHPQHPPSRELVSPHTAQDPRQEQVQPQWGPGCEGLGRRGLAPCPPPDSRHRGSRGHSWSGALKTFEVIAPGSLRQQEALHSRRIQLPPPGIPSSPGALSDAGGFPSSRLWGFWSREHVGITAFCASSGLGSGKAHRMAISQGKGIVVPIAHQRNVVLVGPMDVAEPRVLLVGMMAMPPSTYPRRLLPLFLGLFQGALLLFFALFITYDEPSAQAEDTNMVANQVYSTFPFFQDIQVMLVVGLGLLLTFLPRYGFSALTHNFLLLNFSMQWALVLQGLLQHFHHGQVHLDLHKLLISEFAAVTALISVGAILGRASPCQLLVMATCEIPFYLATEWVIITCLGVLDVGGTITIHVFSCYFGLGVSKALFRATQQPLHPKETPTPSSDLMSLVGTLILWVFWPSFVAVLCQPGDAQHRAILNTLLAMSASAITTVVASSLLERDGKLSLGHLQNGSLAGGVAIGVVADMAVPPVAALALGSLSALVCVLGFRFLTPLLGRKLTLLDQCGIHNLHGLPGILGAAASILVVLVASKDTSGSQPSQQALYQAAGLAVAVGASLLTGLLTGAALRLPCLARPPERLCFDDSLYFKVQDQAESPGPDSSSEEGALALKERV from the exons ATGAGACAAGCGGGCTGGAGCGGCGGCGAGGACGGCGGGAGGAAGCGGACGGGATATTTGGAACTGACGGCGAATTCTTGGGCTTATCTCTGCGCCGCAGAGGCCCAGGAGTCCTTACAAAACAGCGCCCAGCTGGAGCGAGGCCCGCGGCTGGGGACGCGTCCTCGTCCCCAGCGCCACCCTTGGTACCCGGCTCGGCGGCAGGATGCTggtggcagggaggggacacgcACCCAGCGTGATGGGTGGCACCTGCGAACCGTCAGCGGTCACAAAAGGGATCCGATGTCCCGCTGCAGGGTGGGCACGGGCAGCCCCCGGGCTGA GAGGATAGGGAGAGTGGGGAGTCCTCCAgagcatccctgccctgatGAGGACCGAACTGCCACCACTGTCCGCTGGGGCACGCTGGACCCCTGGCAGGAGGAAGATGATGCCCTGTCACCCACTCTGAGGCCAAAACACCCCcag CATCCTCCATCCCGCGAGCTGGTCAGTCCCCACACTGCGCAGGaccccaggcaggagcaggtgcAACCCCAGTGGG GACCCGGCtgtgaggggctggggaggagggggctggCCCCCTGCCCGCCGCCTGACAGCCGGCACCGGGGCTCGCGGGGTCACAGCTGGTCCGGAGCTCTGAAAACATTCGAGGTGATCGCTCCCGGCTCCTTAAGGCAGCAGGAGG ccctgcacagccgCAGGATCCAGCTGCCACCGCCCGGTATCCCCTCCTCGCCGGGAGCCCTGTCTGACGCAGGAG ggtttccctcctctcgtctgtggggtttttggtcCAGGGAACACGTGGGCATCACTGCTTTTTGTGCCTCATCTGGTCTGGGAAGTGGAAAGGCTCACAGGATGGCCATTTCCCAAGGGAAGGGGATTGTGGTACCAATAGCTCATCAAAGGAATGTGGTGTTGGTTGGCCCCATGGATGTAGCAGAGCCGAGGGTGCTGCTGGTAGGGAT GATGGCTATGCCACCCTCCACCTATCCCCGTCGCCTCCTGCCCCTCTTCCTGGGGCTTTTCCAGGGTGCCCTGCTCCTCTTCTTTGCCCTCTTCATCACCTACGATGAGCCCTCGGCGCAGGCAGAGGATACCAACATGGTGGCCAACCAGGTCTACAGCACCTTCCCCTTCTTCCAGGACATCCAGGTGATGCTGGTGGTGGGGCTGGGACTCCTACTGACCTTCCTGCCCCGCTATGGGTTCAGTGCCCTCACCCACAACTTCCTCCTACTCAACTTCTCCATGCAGTGGGCGCTGGTACTGCAGGGCCTGCTCCAACACTTCCACCATGGCCAGGTCCACCTGGACCTCCACAAACTCCTCATCTCTGAGTTTGCTGCTGTGACAGCGCTCATCTCCGTGGGGGCCATCCTGGGGAGGgccagcccctgccagctgctTGTCATGGCCACCTGTGAAATTCCCTTCTACCTTGCCACTGAGTGGGTCATTATCACCTGTCTGGGTGTTCTGGATGTGGGTGGCACCATCACAATCCATGTCTTCTCCTGCTATTTTGGACTTGGTGTGTCCAAGGCTCTGTTCAGGGCAACACAGCAGCCACTGCACCCCAAGGAAACCCCAACACCCAGCTCTGACCTCATGTCCCTGGTGGGGACACTTATCCTCTGGGTTTTCTGGCCTAGCTTTGTGGCTGTCCTCTGCCAACCAGGCGATGCCCAGCACCGTGCCATCCTGAACACCCTCCTGGCCATGAGTGCCAGTGCCATAACCACCGTGGTGGCCTCCAGCCTGCTGGAGAGGGACGGCAAGCTCAGCCTCGGCCACCTGCAGAACGGCAGCCTGGCCGGTGGGGTGGCCATTGGTGTGGTGGCTGACATGGCCGTGCCACCAGTGGCTGCTcttgccctgggcagcctctcagccctggtGTGTGTTCTCGGCTTCAGGTTCCTCACCCCGCTCCTGGGGAGGAAGCTCACACTCCTTGACCAGTGCGGCATCCACAACCTGCACGGCTTGCCTGGCATCCTCGGTGCTGCAGCCAGCATCCTGGTCGTCCTGGTGGCATCCAAGGACACCTCCGGGTCCCAACCCTCTCA GCAGGCGCTGTACCAGGCAGCGGGGCTGGCGGTGGCCGTCGGTGCCTCGCTGCTCACCGGGCTGCTCACAGGTGCTGCCCTCcgcctgccctgcctggcccggCCCCCTGAGCGGCTCTGCTTCGATGACTCGCTGTATTTTAAGGTCCAGGATCAGGCTGAGAGCCCGGGGCCagacagcagctctgaggaagGAGCCCTGGCTCTGAAGGAGCGGGTTTAG